The Synechococcus sp. BL107 nucleotide sequence ATTCAGACCATCCCTTCGGCGATCTGTGTCCTTACCCCGAGGGCTGGTTGGGATCCACCGTTGTCTCCGGAGAGAGTCAGGTATTGCAAGGGCGGCTGATTGGCAGACTCTTTTGACGTCTATTCGGAGAGTTATTGTTATCTGCAATACGAACTGATTGTGATGCAGTTCACAAACAAAACTAATTAAAACGACTTTAATGGGTTATTCGAAAATTTAGAGTGAAACTAAAATTTCACAACTTTTCTGGAGAATCGAAAGCACTTTTTATTTTTTTGATCTGTTGGTATTTACTAGCCCCAAGCCTTAAGTATCTAATGCTTGCAGGGTCTTATCAATCCCACTTTATGATCACGGTAGAGACAGCTCAGGCTTGGCACGAGCGCACATTCAACTAGGCAGCTTGAATGAAGCTTGACTGTCGAATAATCTTTATATGACGTCTCCTCAAGTCGTAATCAATATTGTGTCAATTTTCTTTAGGCTTACCCGGAGCTCGGAAGATGGTCTCGACAAGAACTTATGAGCCTTTGTTGATTATAAACAGACGGCAATTTTACATTTGGCAGTGACTATACTTTAGGTATTTGGACCAGGAATAGGGGGCATCAATCCCCTGCCGTCCGCGATAGTCAATTAAGATCGGCCTTACACAAAGAACTCTTATTTTCTTGGGTAAAAATTATTTGATCTTGCAAAATCAGCCAACAAGACCATAAAGAAATGGTTAACGATTTTTGTAAATTTCCATCTGTTCTGGGCAAACAGACAAGATATAACCCGTTAACTGAGAAGTAATTCTATTTCGTTCTGAGTCTGAAGGTTCTATCGGAATATCCTCGTACTTCATCGATGTTTGCTCTTCAAAAAGAGCAGCGATCTTATCTTCGTCTGCTGCGTAAAATTCGTTAACGCCCATCTTGCAGATGTTCTTTGCTGTCCATTGAGCAATAATTGATTGCTGTTCTCTGGTTGTACTGCTCAAGGCTCCTGGGCAATACGCCGATAAGATTAAAAGAACCATTAAAGCTCTCTTCATGCGATTCTATTCAAGGAACCTTAATTGTAATCCAAATAGAGAGAATTACGATTGCGAATTGTCTAAATACGTAGCATAGCCATAGTCCTGAGAAGGCTATTCAAGCGAACTACTATCAATAAATATAGGCTCAAGCTTCATATTGAGACAGTTGCGGATTTTTAAAAAATCCATGTCAACATTTGCACATTCTGCAAGCACCCTGTCAACCTTACTTTTGATTTTTTAAGACAAGCCAACTGGATTAGCCTTGGCAGGGGGATGTATCAGATTAGATCCGATACTTACCACAATTATTAGATATAACTTATTTATCGACATGCCATGGCTTTACATGTACTACTTATATGGTCATCACGGACCTTACGTCAAGTTCATTCGTCAATGAACTCTGTTGTGGGTACTCCTTCGACAGAAGCAACTGTCACCCAAACAATTGTTGGTTCGTTGCCGACATTTTCAACGTAATGAGGCTCATTGGCGCCTTCAACAAATGCCTCACCCGGCTTGAAAATAGTTTTGATTTCAGTCCCGTCAGGCTGTAGGCGAGTGTTGAGTAAAGAACCCGACCTCACGCCTTGCACGTAAACCATCATTGGGGCGGCGTGAGTATGCATGGGAATCTTGCCCCCAGCAGGAATTTCAACTCTGTAAAGGCGCAACTCTGGTTTGCCCGCTGGATATTTAAGAGCAGTTCCGTTCAGAGTCTCAGAGCTTTTAAATACCTCTTGGATTGAAGGCTTGGTTGAAGTGGGCGACGTCTCGCCCTTTTGATTAGGACTACATGCTGCCAATGTCAGGGCAATGGTGCCGAATGCAAGAAGGCGCTTCATCCAAATAAAGAGGCTGGATGCATTCTGGCTGAAACGATCGAAATAACCATTAATCCGGTTAATTCGATGACACCAAAATGCTGTAATGCACAACACATCGATTCCTTAAAGACGTGGGTTACAAATAAAAAGTCAGGTGAAGATTACACGCCTCACTTGGCAACGGGAACGTAGTCCGCGCTGCGTTCCCGTTTGGTATGGGCTTGTTCAGCCAAGTCGTAACGAACTGGTGTCTTGGGTTTGCCGCCACATAGTGAGCCGTCGTGGACGTATTGGCATGACCAAGAGATCCAGCCAAAACGAACACATCACACCCACACCTCATGACATGTGTGGCGTGGGTATGCCTCTAATAGTGCGGATGCAGATGAAAACCAGCCGGTCTGCCCCACTTGCGGCAAACATCGCCCCCGAGAAGCTTCAGATTCTCACCACCTAAGAGAACCAACTTAAGAGAGAGATATAGGCCGCCACCCTGCCCCACCCTTGGATTGGTAGCGAAAAAGGCAGTGCCACTAGCCATGAGGATCGCCGCTTCTATCACTTTCTGGATCATGGTCAGCTTTCACTTGATGATTAGATTCTGGGCTGCCGCACAGCAGTGACAGCCCAAAACAGGGGCCTCTAAAGATTTCTTGCAGAATCCCTAAGAATCCCTGATAAAAGATGTATTAAAAGTCTCGATAACTTAAAAAGGGTTCAGGCGAGACAACACCATGAGATTTGTATTTCTGCTATTTGTGCAATGACTTTAGCTGGGACACTAATTAATTCAACTTGGACACCTTACGCTCAAAACATTATTAATAGGGGTACAAATAACGAGCAAGTTTACTACTATATCTCAGATTCAAGCACACTCATTCCAGGCTATATTGACTGGGCTCAAAATTACATCAAGCAAGTCGATGCCATTATTGACCTAGACTTCATTGAAACAGGCAATATCAACAACTCAACAATTAGTTTTCATGTTAGAAATCATATTCCGTCAGATGAAAATATTCTTGGAAGGTGCTCTCTAAAAGGCACATGGATTGAAGCAGATACATACCTAAGCAATAGGGCGACAACAAACAGCAATTACAATACTTTCATTCACGAGTTCGGTCACGCCCTTGGATTAGGAGAGCCAGGTTATGACACGCGTTGGGACCAAGATGACACATCAATGTCGTACAATTCAAGCGATATTACTGGTGATTTTAATATAACTTATACCTCAAATGATTGGGACGCCTTATTAAGCATATGGGGTAGCGAGGACCATGCTAAATCTGGAGATTCAGCCGCTAATTTGCTTTTTGGGCAACGGGGTGACACTCCCTCCGAATCTATCTATGGGCTTGATGGAAGTGATCTTATATTTGGATTTGGCGGAAAAGATTCTTTAATTGGAGGCAACGGAAGCGATACTATTTATGGGGGTTACGGAGGAGACATTCTTGACGGTGGAAATCAAGATGATGAAATTTATGGGAGCCATGGAAGTGATTATATTCTTGGAAGGGCTGGCTCCGATAATGTTTTTGCAGGACAGGGTGCAGATACGATATTCGGTGGATCTGGCGCAGATTTCATAAGAGGAGGTGGAGGTCCAAATAATATCGACGCAGGAGAAAATGATGGACAGCAAGATCATATTTATATTTATACTGACGTTGAAACAAATGGCCGACCAAACGACGGTAGTTTCATGGATCTTGTCGAAAATATAGAGGAAAATGATAGGATATACATCTTAGGCAATGAGATAATCGACAATCTTGGCTTCGTAGATAATGGCAATTTTGTAGATATCTACCATAACAATTCGATCGAAGCGCGGCTGTTAAATACCGATCTAAATTCCAGCCAAGTCGAGGAAATGACATCATTTTTCTAACAAATTTTCGATATTAAGCCAGAATTTTTGCGAAGCAAGTCGCACAAAAACTAAACACTAACTCTCCACTATATGCATCAGAAAACGCCTGCGACATTAAACATTTCCTCGACCTGCATAACGAATCAGGATCTAAACCCAAATCAGTGATGACATCTTGAATTAGTTCTCATGTGAGGTGAAACCACTCGGTGCGTGTTGTTGACCGACGCCAGTTGTCCACAACATCCAGAACTGGTGCTGGATCGATGTGATCATGGATTTTTCTAATGACTGCGGTGCTGTTGAAGGAAACTCACACACGGCTATGAACCAAAAAGTGCTCATCACCTCAGTGACTCCAGGAATCTCAACAAGCCAAATGCCCAGCCTCACCAAAGTCCTTGGCGAGAGTCACCTCAGTTCTTTTGTCTTGGAGCGGTGGGCGCAACGCCATATCCAAAAGCGTTATGCGGTAGCTCCTGTCTGCCCTCCCGAGGACGACCTGAAAGAACAGGATTGATTACTTTGCCTGCAGGCATCGACAGGTAGAACCCGGGGTCTGGGCTGCCAACTCCGATGCTGTCCATCCCTAACTGGCACTGTGCCGATTCCCTGCGTTAAGTGCATAAAGTGAGAAAAAAACTTACAGGGTGAAAACAAGGTCACACTCCCACTGAGTTTTCGGAACCCCTGCATTTGGAGGGGGTTTTGTTTTTAAGAATGAATTGAATGCAAATCGTTGATTTTATACATTAAAATACAAACTCGGGGCTGCACCCGTGAGCACAAAAAAGAGGGGGCATGTGTGAACTGTCCCCTCTTTTAATGTCCAGAGTTAATTGTTAACGACTTTACGCAACTGTAGTTACGTCAGAACGGGCCATCAACCCAATTTGAGAGATGAACTCTCACCAGGCTCAGCAAGAACGTAGTGAGATGTGGTTCCCGTCGAGCTGCGGCCGAGCGTTGCCGAAAGGGTAAAAACATCAACCCCGCGTCTAATCGCAAAAGTGGCATGTGTATGGCGGCATCTGTGCGGTGTGAGCCGGACATTTACCTCCCGTCCCCACATAGCCATGCGAGCGGCCACCGCCTGACGGGTCAATGGGCCATTCCTTTTATTACTTGGAAAAAGCCAGTCACCAGGCTCGCCGCGGCCCAACGACTCGAACAACTCCAGCGTTTCAGTACTGACGCGGATGGTGCGGGGCTTGCTCCCCTTACCCAGAAGACGAACGTTGCCGCCTTCATCCAGCGGCTCAATGTCCTCCCACCGCAGACGGCACAGCTCCGATACACGGCACCCGAGCAAATACGACCCACGGACCATGACGTAGTCCCGCGCTGCGATGGCTGACCCCTTTACCTTTGCGGCACTGATGACCCCAAGAACTGATGTCAGATCAGACTCAGCCAGCGGTTTGGCCAGCTTTGGTGCCGACATTCCTGTTCTTCGGGGGATTGGGTTGCGCGGCACTCCTGACACAGCTGATCTCGTAAGTTCCGACGCCCATCGGTAGAGGGCGCTCACCGCACTGACCCGCCGATTGAACGAGCGGGGTTTCAAGCTGCCAATGGCAACTTGTTCCCGCAGAAGGGACACCCAGTCATCCACCAGAGCGGGATCGAGTTCCCTCAGGTGTAGGTGTGGGTGGTTCCGATCGCGCCAGCGGACGAAGTGCCGCAGCTCTCGGCGGTAGCCGTCTTGGGTCTCTTTCGACCCCGTGCGGGAGCACTGCTTCAGGAATCGCTTCAGGAGGAGCTTGTCCCCCCAGAGCACGGCACCGACCTGAGCGGCATCGAACATGCGGCTGACGTAAGCCAAAGCCTCTGCCTTGTCCAGCCCTGCCAGCACCGGAGGGAGAGTGGCATCGTTTATCGCATCACCGCGATTTAGAGGAAGTGGCGTAACGCCCACTTCTCTTGCGGTGGAATAGTTTGAGGGGCCTTCCAGCCCCAACGAGTCATTTGGGTGATAAGGCTGACCTCACCCCATCTCCCTTAAAAGGGTCAGGCAGCAACAGGGGCTGCTTGACGGGAGAAACGTACGATGTTGTTCGCAGTTACGAGATTTGCTCTAACCGAGCAGGCTTCAGTCACCCTCCTTATGTCCCGTCGAAACCATTGCAGCCCCAAGAGGGGGGATGAATGGAGCTGAGCGGAATCGAACCGCTGTCCGAAACACTGGTGTGAATCACCTAGTCCGGCAAACCGGACCCTGTCATTCTGACAGCATTGGTCATCTGGAGCACAACACACCGTGGGTCGTGAGAACCGGCTGTCGGCGGTAGCAGTGCTTCCCCAGGGCCTCGAAGCCGCTGGCTGCGACGAACTCTCCAAACTCGGTGCCCATGAGGTGCGCCCACTGCGGCGTGCTGCCGAATTTCAAGCCTCCATGGCTTGCCTGTATCGCCTCCACCTCCAAGCTCGACTGCCTTTTCGGCTGCTTCGGGAGATGGCCAGCTTTCCTTGCCAAGGGCGGGACGATCTCTATGACGGCATCCGTCGCGCCCTCAATTGGGAGCGTTGGCTGCACCCTTCGATGAGCTTTCGCGTCGATGTCACCGGGTCAGCCCCTGGGCTGAATCACAGCCATTACTCGGCCTTACAGGTAAAAAATGCTCTCGTGGATCAGCAACGAGACATTTGGGGGGAACGCTCCTCCATCGATTTGGAGGCACCTGATCTTTCCCTGCACCTCCATCTCAACCGCGAAACAGCAGTGTTGAGCTTGGATGGCAGCGGTGGAAGCCTGCACCGTCGGGGCTATCGGGCCGCCATGGGCGTAGCGCCCCTGAAGGAAAACCTCGCCGCTGGACTGATCCAACTCAGCGGCTGGGACGGCTCCGTTCCGCTTGTTGATCCCTGCTGCGGCTCCGGTATTTTGCTGATCGAAGCCGCCCTCATGGCCCTTCAACAAGCACCGGGTCTCGGTCGCAACTTTGGCTTAGAGGGTTGGGCAGATTTTCAATCCGAACTCTGGCAAGAGGAGTGCGAGAGAGCTCAACAACGCCGCCGCCGAAACCTCAACTTGCCTCCCTTATTAGGAATCGAACAGGATCCACTGGTGGCCGAACAAGCTCGCGTCAATATTGCTGCCGCTGGCTTGGAGGGGGTGATTGAGATCCGCGATGGATCGTTCACAGAGCACCACTTACCGGCAGGTCCTGGCGTTTTGGTGTGCAACCCCCCCTATGGACAACGCATTGGTGAAGAGGAAGAACTCGACCACCTCTACAGCGCCCTGGGTGGATTTGTTCGAGAGCGAGCGTCGGGCTGGCAACTCTGGTTGCTCAGTGGCAATCCCAAGTTGACGGGGGGGCTGCGCATGAAAGCCTCAAGGCGCATCCCGGTCAGCAATGGTGGGATCGATTGCCGCTGGTTGCACTACGCCATTCGCTAGCAAGCGATCAAGCCCGACCGATCAGCGCCCGCACTGTTTTCATCACACCCTCCAGCGTTTGCGGCAGGAACGGCCCCTTCAGCACCTGTCCGCCGATCCGCAAGCTGATTCCCGCAAACAGCAAATTACCCACGGCCAAGGCGATCAGCGCCTGACTCAAATCGAGGCTCCAGCGCTGCTGAATCCAAAGCAACAAGGCACCTTCGCCAGCCAGCAGGGCCAGCAGCATGGCGGTGCCACCCATCGCCAAAAACAAGCCGCCGCTGATCAGACGCCGCTTCTCGCGATCCACTTCTTGGAGAGCGATCCGCACATGCAGATCCATCACCGATGCGGCCAAGGCGGTGACCCGACCCGCA carries:
- a CDS encoding cupin domain-containing protein, translating into MKRLLAFGTIALTLAACSPNQKGETSPTSTKPSIQEVFKSSETLNGTALKYPAGKPELRLYRVEIPAGGKIPMHTHAAPMMVYVQGVRSGSLLNTRLQPDGTEIKTIFKPGEAFVEGANEPHYVENVGNEPTIVWVTVASVEGVPTTEFIDE
- a CDS encoding Peptidase, metallopeptidase — encoded protein: MTLAGTLINSTWTPYAQNIINRGTNNEQVYYYISDSSTLIPGYIDWAQNYIKQVDAIIDLDFIETGNINNSTISFHVRNHIPSDENILGRCSLKGTWIEADTYLSNRATTNSNYNTFIHEFGHALGLGEPGYDTRWDQDDTSMSYNSSDITGDFNITYTSNDWDALLSIWGSEDHAKSGDSAANLLFGQRGDTPSESIYGLDGSDLIFGFGGKDSLIGGNGSDTIYGGYGGDILDGGNQDDEIYGSHGSDYILGRAGSDNVFAGQGADTIFGGSGADFIRGGGGPNNIDAGENDGQQDHIYIYTDVETNGRPNDGSFMDLVENIEENDRIYILGNEIIDNLGFVDNGNFVDIYHNNSIEARLLNTDLNSSQVEEMTSFF
- a CDS encoding tyrosine-type recombinase/integrase → MGVTPLPLNRGDAINDATLPPVLAGLDKAEALAYVSRMFDAAQVGAVLWGDKLLLKRFLKQCSRTGSKETQDGYRRELRHFVRWRDRNHPHLHLRELDPALVDDWVSLLREQVAIGSLKPRSFNRRVSAVSALYRWASELTRSAVSGVPRNPIPRRTGMSAPKLAKPLAESDLTSVLGVISAAKVKGSAIAARDYVMVRGSYLLGCRVSELCRLRWEDIEPLDEGGNVRLLGKGSKPRTIRVSTETLELFESLGRGEPGDWLFPSNKRNGPLTRQAVAARMAMWGREVNVRLTPHRCRHTHATFAIRRGVDVFTLSATLGRSSTGTTSHYVLAEPGESSSLKLG
- a CDS encoding class I SAM-dependent RNA methyltransferase, whose translation is MGRENRLSAVAVLPQGLEAAGCDELSKLGAHEVRPLRRAAEFQASMACLYRLHLQARLPFRLLREMASFPCQGRDDLYDGIRRALNWERWLHPSMSFRVDVTGSAPGLNHSHYSALQVKNALVDQQRDIWGERSSIDLEAPDLSLHLHLNRETAVLSLDGSGGSLHRRGYRAAMGVAPLKENLAAGLIQLSGWDGSVPLVDPCCGSGILLIEAALMALQQAPGLGRNFGLEGWADFQSELWQEECERAQQRRRRNLNLPPLLGIEQDPLVAEQARVNIAAAGLEGVIEIRDGSFTEHHLPAGPGVLVCNPPYGQRIGEEEELDHLYSALGGFVRERASGWQLWLLSGNPKLTGGLRMKASRRIPVSNGGIDCRWLHYAIR
- a CDS encoding phage holin family protein — encoded protein: MAESQSPRGFGAAGRVTALAASVMDLHVRIALQEVDREKRRLISGGLFLAMGGTAMLLALLAGEGALLLWIQQRWSLDLSQALIALAVGNLLFAGISLRIGGQVLKGPFLPQTLEGVMKTVRALIGRA